The window ttcaaaaaataaaaaagatgagaagactgaggcccagagagagaatACAGTGACCAAAAGCATGCCTCCATTCTAGGGCTgcttttgtatttcttcccgggCCCCCTACctcccaggaggggaagagaaacgtGGGTAggctgggaaggaaagagagggcaaTTTCCACCAGCCTTGAGGGAGTGACCAGGCTGATTATCCCCATGTGTGCATCTGTTgagaactttttaaagaaactggcTCTCATTCCTTGGGTGTCTCTGGGTCAGCCCCTCAGTACCAATTTGGAGAGGGAAGCTAGATCTGGGGGTTGAGTGGAAATCGAACTTGAGCTGGACAGGCCTGGGGTAGCATGCAGATGGGAGATGGGAGGGAGAGGCACTGTGTGACCCTCACACCTATCCTTTCCTTTCCCTAGATGGCTTCCTCCACCTGTCCTGTGGGTCTCACGGACAGCCTGGAGCTCTTGGATCTCCTGTTCGATCGGCAGGATGGAATTCTGAGACATGTAGATCTGGGCGAGGACTGGGGCCATGTCGGGGACCAGGTGAGGCCCCCACTGCAGACAGAACTCCACTCAGCTCAGTAACATTTGCTGCTCATGGTGTGTGATTTTAGCAAAGCATTTTCTTGCATTGAACCTCTCAGCTACCCAAACAGGCAGGCCACACTGGTGCCTTAGAGGTGATGAAACAGAGGTCTAAGTTAGGAGCTATAACTTGTCTGGGGTTACACAGCAGTTCGGAATTGGATCCAAACTCAAACTCAGGGTTCATACCTTGACCAGGCTGGATGGTGTTTCCATGTCACATGGTTATGTTCAAGCCCCACAAACCTTCCATCTTGTAGAAAGGACAAATGAGGCCCAAAGTGGGTCAGTGGTTTGTTCAGAGGCACACAGCAATCCAGAGCAAAACACAGATCTCTTCATTCCCGCCCCACTCTCTCCATCCCAGCAGGTCCTGCCAGGCCCGGACTCTGATGATTTCCTCAACTGTATCTTGGGTTCTGGAGACTCAGTGCCCAGCTCTCCTCTCTggtctcctgcagccagtgacagCGGCATCTCTGAAGATCTTCCCTCCGACACTCAGGATACCCCCCCACACAGTGGGCCAGCCGCCACTCCAGCTGGCTGCCATTTCTCAGAGTCTGGCAAGGGGCTCTGTCCCTCCTACCATTCTGTCCCCCACAGCTCCACCAGGCCCCTTGGGCCAGGGGCCCAAGTGCTTGAGGCCTCCGTGGCCATAGACTTGGGTGAGTTCTGCGTCTTCTCTCATTGCCCTCACCTTGTTACACACATACCTACCCTTTGAGATGGATGCTGTCTTGGGCCCATTTTCCAGGTGAAACCGAATCCCCATAGGTTAAGCAACAAGCCCAAAACACAAAGCTGGGATGTACCCCTGGCAGGCTGACTTCTCAGCTACCCCAGGTGTCATGCTGGGAACCTCATCTTTGTGCCTCCCATGCCTGGGTCATAGTGGAGACCCCATGAAAATGAGTGAGGTCGCGGACCCAGCCCTCAAGGCTCTCTCTCCTCTGGAGCAGGCCTTATGCAGAAGACACTCCCAGCAGGTTGTCCTTTGTCCTTTGAGCCTTGCAATGGGGtgggaactcttttttttttcttttttgtatttttccaaagtgagaagcagggggggggcagacagacagactcatgcatgcgcccaactgggacccactcggcatgcccagcgttgctctgctgcaatcagagccattctagcgcctgagaaggaggccatggaaccatcctcagcgcacaggtcaactttgctccaatggagccttggctgcaggaggggaaaagagagatagagagaaagaatcggaggaggggtggagaagcagatgggcactctcctgtgtgccctgactaggaatcgaacctgggatatccacacgccaggccgatgctctactgctgagccaaccggccagggctggggtgggaacTCTTAAGAGAGTTGAAGAAACTGAATGTCAGAGAGGTTTAATCAGTTACTCAAAATCACACAGCTTTGCTCAgtcaagatttgaacccagggctATCTGACTCCAAAGTTTGTGCTTTGGAAAGTAGTCAGGCACCAAATAGGAGGGTACCAGAGGTGAATCAGACTGGGCCCCTGCCCCAAAGGGGGATAAGGCCTGGCTGGCTGCAGATCTAGTCTATAATCCCGGGAGATAATAGCCATTCTCTCTTGCATTGGCAGTGGGTCCCTCAGAATGTCCTGATGAATTTGGGTTCCTAGCTTATAGCAGAGGGAGACTGAGGCACCAGCCTGGGCTGTCCCCTTCAACTCAGGCCTTGAAGCCCCAAGCTGTACCAAAAGTCCTTAGTACATTGGGTCAATCCTTGAAGCCTTGCTGGAGGAGGCAGGTAGCAGCTGGGAGGTCAGGGCCCCTTGCCTGACATCCTCCCTGTCTTTGTCCCCATCTGCCCTGGTCAGAAATGTGGAACCCAGGCCTTTATCCTGAGAAGCAGGCTGAGCTGGCAGACACTCCCCCACGCTGCAACCTCACGGTGAAAGAACTACTCCTCTCCGGCAGTGGTGGGGATCTGGTgagcagcccccaccccaacTCCCACACATCAGAACTGGCAGGGGCACTGAGGTTCATGGAGCCCAATACTTCCATTTCAGAGACTGAAAAACTGAGTCACAGACAAAGGCTGGATTTGTTCACGATCACACCCATAGCAAATCTGTGTGTTCCAGTTCTAATTTCTCTACCTCTGAGCTGGAACACCTTCTACTGTAgtggcagttaaaaaaaaaaaaaaaaaaaaaaaaaagctagaatttTAAGCACCTATTATAGGCCCGGCACTCTTCTAAATGCTttattagtctttttttaaatttttattttttttacagagacagaaagagagtcagagagagggatagatagggacagacagacaggaacgaagagagatgagaagcatcaatcatcagtttttcattgcgacaccttagttgttcattgattgctttctcatatgtgccttgaccgtgggccttcagcagactgattaaccccttgctcaagccagttggtgggtccaagctggtgagctttgctcaagctggcgacctgggtcctctgcatcccagtctgacactctatccactgcaccactgcctggtcaggctcttctaaaTGCTTTAAATGTATCATCTTTTAACTCAAGTCTtaatttttcatatgaaaaatggacacagagaagttaaataattttccctAAGCCACACAGCTGCTGCAGGCTCTATGCCTGGGCTGGCCTGTTGGGTATGTTGTGACCAAAAGTCATCCTGACAATTTCTAGGCAAGACTGAAATGCCCCTCCCAACTTGAAAGATGTGTAGTGAGGAACAGCTGTGCGCCAAGACTGGGAACCTCATGGTCAAATGGGAAAACTGACTGCATATGGAAGTGTACTGATGAGGGAGAGAGTTTGGAGGGTCACTGCAGGTCTTGGAAGGCATCCTGGAGGAGGTGGAACTCCAGCAGGCCTTGAAGGATGGGAAAGGAGAATAACTGCTTTGGAAATGCTTACTGTCTTTTGAAAATGCATCATGTCCAGTATCATTGTTCTGTCTGTCAACATCTTGGGATGTGGGAGaccttattcccattttacagatgagcacacTGAGGCTTGGACCCTGGAGAGAAAATGGTTGGGATAATCAACAACCTGGAGTTCTAGGTAGTAGAGTTTGATCTGAAGAATGACAGACTGCCCCAAATCTTCACCTTTATTCTTGAGTCTCCCATTCCTTAGAAATGTGACATTTCTATGACTTGGACATTCTGATGACAAGagtctttcatttttaatgtttatctttcataatttaaattcaatttaaaatatttttggccctggctggtttgctcagtggtagagcgttggcccggcatatggatgttccaggtttgattcctggtcagagcacacagcagaagcacccatctgcttctctccccaccccccttctctttctctcttctcctcctgcagctatggctcaattgaggcaagttggccctgggtgctgaggatggctccatggcctccacctcaggcgctaagaagagctcagttgctgagcaacggagcagcaccccagatgggcctggtattgccccctagtgggcttgccaaatggatcccagtaggggtacaTGTAGGAGCCTGTCTCcctacttcccctcctctcactgaattaaaaaaataataaaaaacaatttaaaataatgtaaaatatttgtttttttttaaattattgacagaaagagatagacatcgatttattgttccacccatttatgtatacattggttgattcctgtatgtgccctgacaggagattgaaccctcaaccttgaggtatcaggatgacactttaaccaatggagctacccagcaggactaatttaaaaatattttgaataggaAAATGCACCTACACAGTCCAAGTTCCAATGGTACAGGAGTAGATGGGGAGAACCACCCTCTCACCCCAGTTGCCCAAATACCCAGTTCCCCACACAGGTTCTAATTTTTTCTTCCAATgagatacctttttaaaaagtttaacatAAAAAGTAACATGTCACGTGTAACAATGTTTTGCTcccttatttttttcacttgacagTTTATCATGGCCATTGCTCTGTAGCATGACACGGAGAGCCCATCCCTTCTGATAGCTGTGCAATACTCCATTGTACAAATGGGTTATATCTTATTTAACTCATCCCTTCTTTGCTGGATATTTTTATTGCTCCCAATCATTTGCTATTGCAGATAGTGTTACAGTGAATGTGCAGAACCCAGAATGGTGCCTGGAATGTAGTAGGTAACTGTAAATAGCTGTCTAGTGACTATTTGTTAAGTGGATGAAAATCATGCATGTCCATCCTTTTGCACATGTGTGAAGGTATTGTAGGCTCAATTCCTGGAAGTCGAATTGCTGGGTCAGAGAGTTGTGTGCTGGGCTCTTGAGCCCTACTGCCAGTGGGGACTCTACAGCAGACAGATTGGTAGTTTCTCAGCTGTGATGCCTCTTTCATTTCCCAGAGGCTGTCACTCTCCCTGCCCTAATGCAATTCCCTTGTTTTTTCCATAGCAACAGCATCACCTGGCAGCCCCCCACCTGTTGAGATCTGGGATGGGGCACTGCCAGGAGCTGGTGCTGACAGAGGATGAGAAGAAACTGTTGGCCAAAGAAGGCATCACACTGCCCACTCAGCTGCCCCTCACCAAGGTGAGTCTGCGAAACCCTTGGTtttgggtctctgccccttcctgaaACTAGCTGCCTGAAAGTCCTATGTTTAGGCCTCTTGTCTGTCACCAGAGTCAAAATATTGTCCAAAAAGCCAATTTAGCGGAACCTCTATCTCGCCACAGTTCCCTCCCAGCCTGTTCACTTATCAACACTTGAGTTTGCCATTCTAACTGGAAAACATTATAGAGTATTTAGTATCAGCTGGTCCAATGAAAAGCACTTTTCTCAGATATGACCAGAAGATGGCGGAATTGCACCATAAATTTTGGTAGCAGTTATTAACTGGGAATAGGAGCTGGGAAAATTAACAGGACCTACCGCCCTCCTAGAGACTGCAAGAATTTAGGGGCAGGAAAGCCGGTGTTAAAGTCATCAGGAGTCTGCCCCCAGGTCCCTGGGTCTGGGATGGCTCCCATGGGAAACAAATAGAGTGAAGTTGTGGGGTCCAGTCAACAAAGTAGAACCTCCAGCCTGATTCAACCTGCTCCCCATGTCACTCGGCAGTATGAGGAGCGAGTGCTGAAAAAAATACGCAGAAAAATCCGGAACAAACAGTCCGCTCAAGAAAGccggaaaaagaagaaggaatataTAGATGGCCTGGAAACTCGGTAAGGCTGGGTCCTGGGACTGCACACTCAGGTAGGAAACTGGAGAAACAGATGTGATGGAGCTAAGGTCACAGTTTTTAGGGCCTGATAAAATTAGAGTCATCTTCCCTCTCTGGGACAGACCACTTATCATGTGATTTGCAAGGATGGGAAGATGACTAGAGATGCCACAGGGTTTTAGGGTTCCTTTATCCCCTAGAATATATGGTACCAAGAAAGGGTAAGGTATGCACATGGGAGGATGGGATGCTTACTTCCTTCGCCTGAGATCACTGGTCCTCAGAGCTATTGTGACTATCAAGAATATAACTTTATGGAATGCTACAGGTCTATTtgggttttctgtttatttctgggtcaGTTTTgggatgttatatttttctgggAAATTGCCgatttcaaatttataaaatagtttatagttctctcctattattattattattattattattattattattattatatttttagagagagagacagatggacagacagacagggacaaaaagacaggaagggagagagatgagaagcatcaatcattagtttttcattgtgcattgcgacaccttagttgttcattgattgctttctcatatgtgccttgaccgctggccttcagcagatggaataaccccttgctcgagccagcgaccttgggtccaagctggtgagcttttgctcaaaccagatgagcccgcactcaagctggcaacctcagggtctcaaacctgggtcctctgcatcccagtccaacactatccactgagccaccacccagtcaggctctcctattattttttaaaactctgagcCATCTACAGTTATGCCCTTTTTAATACTTCATTTATTTGTGCCTtatctttctattttatcttcATCAATCTTGCCAGAagtttatctattttattattcttcacAAAGAATGAATTTCTGGCTTTTCCTTCTACCcaattgtagttttcttttctagttctttcatttCTATTGTAAGCTTTGTTATGTCCttcctagacttttttttttttttttttttgtgggttgaGTTTATGCTATTATTCTTTTGCCGGTTTTTAAATGTGCATGTTTAGCTTATTGTGCTGAATTAAGGCTATACATTCCCTCTTAGCACCACTTTAGCTGCATCTCATACATTTTGATTTGTACTACTGTCATTACCATATGGACCCTAGGTTTTCTCTAATTTAATTCTTCTTTATCTTGtgggttatttaaaaatttttgccactgtcgagagagagagagagagagagagagagagagagggaagcatcaactcattccactcaattgttccatttaattgtgcactcattggttgcttcttgtacgtgctctgactggggatcaaacccacgacctgGGCACAATGGGATAATGCTCTACCtgctgagcaacccagccagggctatcttGTGAGTTATTTAGAAGGAGGACTTTTGTGAGGGAATTTCTTCACCTCCCTGGTTGTGATATGAGGACTGATACACCTTCATGCTATGATCTGAGTATTTCAACTCCACATCTGAGTGGTCTGAGGCACAACCATATTCACAGATGGATGCAGGTGAGAAAGGTGGGGTCCCCAGCCTGGACCTCAGCACCCTAGATGGAACAGTAATCAATAACTTGTTCCTCAAATGCAATCTGCTAAGCCCCTAGTCAACTTTACTTCATGCCAGTCTCCCAACCACTCTGTGAACTAGGTAATTGTAACCTCATTTTACAAACAAGGGGACTGAGGTCACAGAGCTGAATGGCTCAAGGACACAGGGAGTGTGAAGATTGTAACTTGGTTCTGCATGGGTTTCCAGTCACCCATCTACTCTATATCTGGAAGCATCACTGTCTGAATTTGGCACTCCATCCTCAATCCTGGGGGCTCAGACTGGAATGAAGCCCCCTACACCAATGCAGAAATGGGACCTAGGAACCTGGcagacttgggttcaaattctggtcCTCTCACAGACTTGCTAGGGTGGCTTTGAATCAGAGTGACTTCCCCTCTTTGGCCTTGGGTTCCCTGCTGTAAAGTGGGGCCTCACAGGAAGATGTGATTGGGACAGTTGGTGACTGGCATTTTCTGAATGTCACTGTGACATTTTCCCTGCAGCATGTCAGCCTGCACTGCCCAGAACCAGGAGCTTCAAAGGAAAGTCTTGCATCTTGAGAAGCAGAACCTGTGAGTCTTGGCAGGGCAAGGGACAGGGGGGACTGACCCCCAAATCCTTTATAGGAGAGGTGGACAATGTGGGGACAGCTTCTGTCATTGCAAGGCAGACCAGGGAGTAAGGGTTCCACCTAGAAATGGGCAGGCAGAATAGGGGAGAGGATTTGGGTTTGGGAACTTGAAGGATATATAAGAGTTTATAGGGGAAGCTGCTTCCAGTAGAAGAAATGGTATATGAATGGCCAGAGGCTAGGAACGTGATGTGTTGGAGAACTGCATAATCCCACCCAAGGGATGCATCTATTTAGTCTATTTATTTAGCATCTACGGCTTAGTTTTGGGCACTGAGACCACAATAGTGACAAAGAAGGCACAATCTCTCCACTTAACTCACAGTCTAGTGGGAGACATACTCAAGACATATATATATCACTATCATACAAATAGTGATAATCactgggaagaaaaataaagcagggtgaAGGGCTATTTTAGACAGGAAGATAAGATAAGGTGACACTTGAGATGAGACCTAatggatcagaaaaaaaaaccccacccagcTACAAAATGTCCTGGAGGAACAGTGTTCTTAGAGGGAATAgcctgtgcaaaggtcctggggcaggaTGGTGCTTAGCATATTGTAGGAACAGTGAGGAGGCCAGTATGGatggagcagagtgagtgagggggagaaaggaagga is drawn from Saccopteryx leptura isolate mSacLep1 chromosome 1, mSacLep1_pri_phased_curated, whole genome shotgun sequence and contains these coding sequences:
- the CREB3L3 gene encoding cyclic AMP-responsive element-binding protein 3-like protein 3 isoform X2 → MNGDLAAEKMASSTCPVGLTDSLELLDLLFDRQDGILRHVDLGEDWGHVGDQVLPGPDSDDFLNCILGSGDSVPSSPLWSPAASDSGISEDLPSDTQDTPPHSGPAATPAGCHFSESGKGLCPSYHSVPHSSTRPLGPGAQVLEASVAIDLEMWNPGLYPEKQAELADTPPRCNLTVKELLLSGSGGDLQQHHLAAPHLLRSGMGHCQELVLTEDEKKLLAKEGITLPTQLPLTKYEERVLKKIRRKIRNKQSAQESRKKKKEYIDGLETRMSACTAQNQELQRKVLHLEKQNLSLLEQLKKLQAIVVQSTSKSAQAGTCIAVLLLSFALIILPSISPFTPNKAESPGDFTPVRVFSRTLHNDAASRVASDTTPSSEAPGPQHEADAPQEGSPGSIRAHWDSQDMLALDNSTEELDKSTLVQGNWIEELSPAALLSWASPKPALNPGRVGLEVVGEEL
- the CREB3L3 gene encoding cyclic AMP-responsive element-binding protein 3-like protein 3 isoform X1 gives rise to the protein MNGDLAAEKMASSTCPVGLTDSLELLDLLFDRQDGILRHVDLGEDWGHVGDQQVLPGPDSDDFLNCILGSGDSVPSSPLWSPAASDSGISEDLPSDTQDTPPHSGPAATPAGCHFSESGKGLCPSYHSVPHSSTRPLGPGAQVLEASVAIDLEMWNPGLYPEKQAELADTPPRCNLTVKELLLSGSGGDLQQHHLAAPHLLRSGMGHCQELVLTEDEKKLLAKEGITLPTQLPLTKYEERVLKKIRRKIRNKQSAQESRKKKKEYIDGLETRMSACTAQNQELQRKVLHLEKQNLSLLEQLKKLQAIVVQSTSKSAQAGTCIAVLLLSFALIILPSISPFTPNKAESPGDFTPVRVFSRTLHNDAASRVASDTTPSSEAPGPQHEADAPQEGSPGSIRAHWDSQDMLALDNSTEELDKSTLVQGNWIEELSPAALLSWASPKPALNPGRVGLEVVGEEL